The region CTAGCAAAGTGCATCATGAGTAAAGTAACAGGCGATGAGCTGACAAGCTTCAAAAGCAAACGCATCCCTCTCTTTGCCAAAAAAGAAGCTAGCCAGTAATTTAGATTTTTTACTTTCCAAAGGTCCCTACCTCCTAGATACTTTCGCCAAGGGAAAGCATGGTGGAAGAGAAACTCATATTCAAAGGTATATCCGCTTTCCCAGGCATTGTCTATGGTAAGGTCCATAAGTGGATTCCCCACAAACGAAAAAGAGAACCACGCTCTGGCCTTGAGCCAGCCGAAACGCGAGCTGAATTAGAACTTTTCAAACAAAGTCTTTCCAGAACCGAACAAGAATTAGAGGCACTCCGAGAAAAATGCCAAAAAGGGGAAAAGAATTCGGAACTTGCCGAGATCATAGAATCCCAAATTGTATTCTTGAACGACCCACTCTTTCGAGCTAAGGTGGTGGAAAGAATACAACTCAATTTTGAAAATGCAAATTTAGCTCTTGAAACAGCGGTTAGTTCCCTATACGAAGAATTCCAAAATATCCCCGATCCGTTTTTTAGAGAGAGAGCTGACCACCTGCTTGATATAGGAAAAAGGTTAGAAGATAACCTAGGCCCCGAAAGCAACAAATCAGAGGATCTCAACCTTCGTCTTCCTGAGTCCTGCATTCTAGTGGCAAAAGAAATTACCCCCACAGAAATGATCAGCCTAGACAAAACCAAAATCATAGGTATAGCTACTGACTTTGGTGGAAAAACAGGTCATATGGCGATCATTGCACGTAACTTTGGCATTCCCACAGTCGTAGGACTAAAAAACATCACAGCACATGTAGAAGAAGATGATTATATACTTTTGGATTCACAAAAAGGGATCATACATAGGTCACCTAGCTTGGATGAGGTGAAACTATATGGGATCAGTTCCGAAATCAAATCCAATCCTCAAGAGGAGCCAAATCTCCCTCTTTTAAAAACTACAGATGGTGCTGAACTCAAAATTAAGGTTAATGTGGACTCTCTCGAGGAAGTGAGCCTTGCTGAAGAAAAAGGGGCAGATGGGATAGGGCTTGTTAGAACCGAAATTCTTTTCATCAGTTACCAAGACATCAAGCCAACAGAAGAAGAACAATTTGATGTCTACAAACAAATACTTCTGCAAATGAAAGATAAAACTGTCACCTTCCGCGTCTGGGACATTGGTGCGGATAAAATGGAAAATGGATATGAAGAGTCCAATCCATTTCTTGGGAATAGAGGCATACGATATCTGCTTCGACACCCTCATTTTTTTAAAGAACAATTGCGTGCCCTTCTCCGAGCAAGTGAATTTGGTACGATGTGGATTATGCTTCCAATGATCACAACCTTATCAGAAATTTTAGAATCAAAGAGGTTGATTCAGGAATGTGAAGAGGAATTAAAATACCAAGGCCACCAAATCCATAAACAGATACCGTTGGGGATCATGGTAGAGACTCCCGCCTGCGCCTTGAATCTACCCTTTCTGGGTAAACATGTTGATTTCTATAGTGTTGGCACAAACGACCTTTTGCAGTATCTATTAGCCGTGGAAAGAAACAACCACACTGTGAATGATCTCTACAATCCTTGGCAAGTTGTCTTTTTGCTTTTGCTAAAGAATATAGCAGAAGTTGCAAAATCCCAAAAAAAACCTCTTTCCATCTGCGGAGAGATTGGGAGTGATCCTATGTTTACCTCTGTTCTGATAGGTATGGGCTACAGAGATTTGTCCTGTGCTTTGCCTCTACTCAAAAAAATCAAAAAGAAAGTTACAGAATGTTCGGTTTGGAAATCAAAATTACTAGTGGACCAGGTGATATCCCTAGCGGCTGAAGAAAAATATGAAGATATAGAGACTCTCGTGAGCCAAACAATCGGCTAAATGACCTACCTCCAAATCTCACGCATACGTTTTCGCAAAGAAAACCAAATCACCAAAAGTAAAGCTGCACCCAGCCAGGAGCTGTAGACAAAGATCGAAAAGAAATCTGATATCTGAGCCTGTGCTTGCGAAATTCCAGCTAAATATCCTGCTAAATAGTGCCCAAAGGCATTGGAAAGAAACCAAGTTCCCATTAGCATGCCCGCAAATCGCATAGGCGCTGTTTGGTTCACAAAGGAAAGGCCTACCGGTGATAAAAATATTTCACTCAAAGTATTCCAAAAGTAAACAAAAATCAAAATCCAGAAGCTAACTTTGTTTTGTTCCGAGATTTGCGAATCCTTTGTTACCAGAGCAAGTACAGCAAATCCTATTCCTAAAAAAAATAGGCTAAATACAAACTTTAGCATGGGATCAAAAGAGATTGAGCGAGAAGCGATCCTATCCCAGAGAGTGATGCAGATCGGTGCTAATAGAAGAATAAAAAGTGGATTGATGGATTGGAAATAAGAAGCGGGGATTTCCCAACCAAATACAAATCGATCTGTATACCGAAGAGCAAATAGATTTAGGGAACTACCCATTTGTTCAAATGCCATCCAAAAGATAATGCTGAATAAGGACAAAAGTAAAATCAGTAAAATCCTAAATGTATTGCTACCTTCCTCTTCATTCGTTACTACTTTAGAAGCTCGGGGCAAGGTCCATATATCCGGATTGAATTTGTTTGTCCCAAAGTAAAAAATACAAATGCCTAAAGCCATTCCTATGCCTGCGGCTCCAAATCCATAGTGCCAATTCACCTTTTCACCCAAATATCCACAAAACAAGGGACCAAGTAAGCCACCTAAGTTGATACCCATATAAAAAATCGTGTAGGCACTATCCTTCAAATGAGGTTCCTTTTCATACAATCTTCCCACCAAAGTTGACATATTGGGTTTAAAGAATCCATTTCCGAGAGCTAAGAGTACCAATCCGAAATAAAAGAAAGTGAGTCCTGGGATTGCGAGCGATAAATGACCCAACAACATAAGAAATGAGCCTATATAGATTGACCTTTTCAATCCAAGATATCTATCAGCGATCAATCCTCCCAAAACAGGCGTTACATAAACAAAACTTGTATAAAGTCCATACACTTGGCTAGCATCTTTGTCGGAAAAATCCATTGCTTTAACCAAATACAAAACTAACAATGCACGCATCCCATAATAACTTGTGCGCTCCCACATCTCAGTGAAAAAGAGTGGGCTTAGTTTTTGATGAAGAGAAACGTTCATTTCGTACGGCTTCTCCATTCGACTTCTTTTTCTTTACTTTCCATATTCACATAACGTGCAGCTGTAAAAAGATAATCTGACAAACGGTTCAAAAAGATACGAATCTCTTGCGATATATCTCCTCCATTCTGTATGTAAGTGAGTGTCTCCCGTTCGAGTCGTCGAGAAATGGTTCGGGCTATATGTAAACCTGAGGCAAAACTAACACCTGCTGGTAGAATAAAACTTTTTAGCTCTGGCAAAGACTGACTCAAACGGTCGATCTCATTTTCCATCTCTTGGGTATCTTCTGGCCCGATACAGGAGACTCCAGATTTTGCTTGGTAACCGGCAAGTTCTGAGCCAAGCTCGAATAACAGGTGTTGGACTTTTGTCAAATATTCTATGACCCCTGACCCAGATTGTGGCCTAAAGGAAAGAGCAAAGCCTATCCAAGAGTTAAGCTCATCACTGGTTCCATAAAGACCTACCCGTTCGTCTGTCTTTGGGACCTTTTTTCCAGAGGCCAAATAGGTCTCTCCTGTATCCCCAGCCTTTGTATAAATCTTCAAATTCTCATCCTGACCGTCAAAATTTCTTTACAGACACAGTTTCTTGGGAGTAGACTGAAAGGGAAAGGCAATTTCGGGAGAAACAGGGAAGGCAACCCCTCTTCTCTTCTGCTAAACAGAAACGGAAGCGGCCTCTCCTCTTTGTAGGGAAACAAAGGGTCTAGAGACACACAAGGAGGGTGTGACTATGATTATCAATCACAACGTCAGCGCTTTGGTAGCAAAGCGAGCACTGACAAATACCAGTCGTGATATGGACAAATCCATGGAACGTCTCGCCACAGGCATGCGACTCAATCGCCCTGGTGATGATGCTCCTGGATTTGCGGTATCCGAAAAACTAAGAAGCCAAATCCGAGGTTTGGGACAAGCAGAACGAAATACCCAAGATGGTCTATCCTTTCTGCAAGTCACGGAAGGATCATTGGATCAGGTTAATTCCATTCTCCAACGCCTACGAGAACTCTCAGTTCAGTCGGCTAACGGAATCTACTCTACAGAAGATCGAAAACTAGTTCAGTTAGAGGTCTCGCAATTGGTAGAGGAAGTAGAGAGAATCGGAACGACTGCCGAGTTCAACAAAATTCGTCCACTGGATGGTCGATTTTCGAGAGCCGGAAAAAATCCTATGTCGGTGCAGGTGGGTGGCAATGCGGGAGAGAGAGTTGATATATTCATCAATACTATGAATAGTTCAGCTTTGAAGTTAAAAGGTGGACAAGACCGTTTGACTCTTTCGACTCCTGACAAAGCAAATAACTCTTTAAAAGTTTTGGATGATGCGATTTCAAAAGTAAATCAACTTCGTTCAGATTTAGGAGCTTATTACAACCGACTTGACCTGACTCTTCGATCGTTAAGCAACAATTATGTGAATTTGGTTTCTTCCGAATCACAAGTGAGAGATGCTGATATGGCAGAAGAAATGGTTGAATTTTCCAAAAACCAAATCCTTACCAAATCTGGTGTAGCGATGCTTGCACAAGCAAATGTTCGTCCAGAATCCGTTGTTAAATTGCTTACGGATCGCTACTAGATCTTGGCGCTTGGGGGGATTTCAATCCCCCTTTTTTGCAGTTTCCACTTGCCTAAAATCATTTCCTTCCCAAGCTTAGTCCGAAAGATTTAATATTCGAGGATAAAAATGAAACAGCTTGTTTCGGGCACTTTAGCCCTTTCACTTTTAACTAGTATTTCCTGCGGACTATCAGATAACGCTAAAAGATTGATAATGAGTACATCCATAGGTTGTGCTGCTGGTTTGGCTATTGGAGCAGTTTATGATGAATCCCAAAGAAAAAAGGATTCAAAAAATACAAAGAACAATTTCCAAAAACAAATTAAAGACGCACTCAACTTAGAAAAGAAAAAACCACAAAACAAAGGTAAGATTATTGGCCTAGGTGCTGGTTGCCTTGCAGGACTCGGTACAGGATTCTATTTGAATACAATGTATGACAATATGAATGAGCAGATGTCCAAAGAAGGGATTGCTCTGGAAAAACAAACGGGTGCCAATGGTGAAACAGAAGCCCTTCTTGTGAAGATGGACGGTGGCATTTCCTTTGAAGATGGAAAGTCTGACCTCAAAGGGAAAGGAAAGGAAAACCTCGATAAATTAGCAGAGGCACTCGCTGCGTATCCCGAAACCAAAATCAATATCACAGGCCATGCCAACAAAACAGGTGCAGAAGATGTAAATTTAAGGCTATCCCAATCACGTGCAGAAACAGCTAGTTCCGCTATTAAGGAAAGTGGTATAGAAGCACAAAGAATCAATTCTGTAAAAGGACTTGGGTCTAGCACTCCTGCGAAAGGTTTGAAGCCTGAAGATGGAAAGAATAGAAGAGTAGAAGTAGAAATCTTAGCAGCAGGCTAAGCAAGAACAAGGATACCGGTTTTCAGAGGATCCGAAAACCGGTATTTTTATTTACATACCTAAGCCTGGAAAACCTCCCATGGCTTGCATTTGCTTTGCGGCACCTGCCTGAGCCTCGGAAAGAGCCTTGGCATAGGCCTCTTGTATCGATTTTTCTAATACTATCTTATCTTTTTTTTCCAAAAGTTCATCTTCTATCTGTATGGATTTCATTTGGAATTTGCCATCCAAAGTAATGGAAAGAAGTTTATTTTTAGATATACCAACAAAGTTTAAGTTGGCTAATTCCTTCTCCATTGTTTTGACTTGAGATCTCATCTTCTTCATTTGTTTGAGCATCTCAAACTTATTGCCACCTGCTCCACCGAACATATTTACCTCGTTTTAGAAACCTTCCATAACAGAAAAACAAGGATAGAAATTCAGGGCAATAGAAAAAACCCTTCATTTAGAATCCTGTTTCTCAGGTCGATACTCAATCTATGGTCCATCCTGATCGACCCTGGAAACGAATATGGGATCTTCTTATCTTTCTTTGTACGACCTACTTTGCTGTGGAAGTACCGCTTCGGATCGTCTTTCATTACAAGGTAGACCAAGAAATCGTATTCTACGAGCGGATCTTCCAAATCCTTTTCTCGATCGATATTCTTTTAAATTTTCGAACTGGCTTTTTCGAAGAGCGCACTTTAGTGATGAACCACCATCAAGTTGCAAGGAAATATTTCAAGTCCTGGTTCTTTGTAGATTTTCTCTCTGCCTTTCCCTTCGATGTCTTCGGTGGTTTTTTCTATGAATACTTTGGAGTAACGGATACACTTCGGATATTAAGAATCCTAAGGGCTGTTAAAGTTTTCGAACTCTTCAAATCTTTACGACTCTTGGCAATGGGTGGTAACGAAGAATTCCAGTATAGAGTATTGGAGGTAATCAACCCAGTTACCTTTCGTTTGGTCTTTTTTATTTACTGGACAAGTTTGTTTGCACATTGGGTAGCTTGTGGTTGGATAAAACTTACACCAGAATTTTTAAAAGATAGCGATATAATCACTCGTTACATCAGATCTCTCTATTGGTCTGTAACCACCCTAACCACGATTGGTTATGGAGATATCACTCCGAGAACAAATACCCAAACAATCTACACAATGTTTGTGATGATCATAGGAGTTGGTATTTACGGATATGTTGTTGGTAACATCGCAAGTCTTCTTTCCAATGTTGACATTTCTCGTATAAAGTTTCAGGAAAAATTGGACACGATCAATTCATTTCTTAGATACAAAAAGATTCCAGCCGATCTCTCAAATAGGATCCGGTCGTATTATATCAACTTATGGGAAAATCGACATGGAATCGATGAGAGGGACATCTGGGAGGAACTTCCATCTGCCATGAAGATAGAAGTCTCTTTATTTTTACATGCAAAGTTAATTTCTGTAGTTCCCTTTTTTCGTGATGCGACGGAAGAATTAAAACGCGAAATTGTACAACAATTAAAACCAATTGCCTTTATGCGAGGAGACCTTATCTTTCGGGAAGGGGATGTTCCACATAACATGTATTTCATTGCAAAAGGATCTGTTGATATCATCAAAGAATCCTCTGGCACAGTCTTAGATTCCTTGCATGAAGGGAATTTTTTTGGCGAAATGGCATTGATAGACGATAGGCTTAGGTCTGCATCTGTCCGTGCTCGAACATTTTGTGAAACCTATGTGTTAAGCCGAGAAAGTTTCCGGGAGATACTCAGCCACCACCCACAATTTGCAAAGAAAATACGACAAATTGCAATGAGCCGAAAGAAACAATCTAAGCAAACGGGAATCGAAACTCCGGCTCGATAAGTTTAATCACTTCATCCGCCAAACGGTCAAAGGCAAACCATGGGATTGAATCTTTTTTTAATGGTTCATGTTTTTCCGTTTTGGTTTTTATGGATTCTGATTTTGGTATCTCATTCAAGGTAGGTATCTCTTCGATTTGTTTTAATCGATCGATGATCTCTCTATGTTTCTTGGATGTTCCAAATAAGGAGGGTAAAAAGGCAGTCATCTTTTTGGCAGAAAATAAATTTTCAGTGGCAGAGATCTCATCTAAAAGTAAATTTACAGCTCTTATGGCCCACTTACTAGGTGTTACAGGGATCACAACCAAATTTGCAACAAACAAAGCGCTCGTTAACTCATATTTGGCAGCTCCAGGTGTATCAATCACAACATAGGAATATTGGTCTCTAACCTTATCTAGAGTTTTTTTGAATTCCTGGGATATGAACAAAGGGTCCTCTGTGACTCTCACTAGTTTTGAAAGCGTTAGGGTAGCCGGTATGACATCGACTAAAGTTTTTCTTACAATCACATCTTCAATAGAAGATCTTCCGAGAAGAAGAGAAAGGATGTTATGGTTTTCCAAACGCTCTATAGGGTAATCGGGTAAAAAGAAATCTGTCAAATCAGCTTGCATATCCAAATCTATGACCAGGGTTTTCCCCCGTCGTGCAAGTGCAGTGGCCAGATGGATGGCTGTCGTAGACTTAGCACTCCCGCCTTTGATATTGGACACGGTGATGACTTTCATGCCGTCGATTCTAAATAGTTTAGTAGAATTACCAAACAAATTTTTTTTGAAAATTCCTTGGAGAGAGCTAAGAAGTTGAAATCCTTGGCACTCTATGGCTTACTTAGCAAAATTTCGTGTTTGGGACAAAGCAGCAAAAGAATTCACGATCAAAGGCTTTTCGCTCACCTTAGATGGTAAGTTGCTTCGTATGGGACAGCCTGTCAGCAACGATGGAAATTTTATCTTACATGCCTTTACAGGTATGAAGGATAAATACGACAAAGAGCTCTATGAAGATGACGTGATCGAACATACCATTGCCAAAGGTGGAAACCTCACCCAAGAGGTGGGAGTCATCAAATACAACAATGAGCATGGCGCCTTTTATCTAGAAAATGGCCCACCACTTCTCCAATTGTTTTCCATCCGAAAGGTAGGCAATCCATATGAAAATCCTATCCTCTTCGATCTCTATTTCAAAAACAAAGTCCAGTCTTGAAGAGTTTCCCTAGGCAATGGATTTTCATCCTTGCCTTTTCTGGTCTACCGCTTTCGATCCGATCTGAGTCCTTGGACCAAACCTGGGATACGTTGCAGAGATCCAAAGAGTTGTATTCCTTACAAGATAAAGCACCGCAGAGGCTGCGCTTCGGTTTCGGATACGAAGGCCCCCAACAATTGACCAAGGAAGCTATCAGCCATGAGGTCTTTCGGTTTTGCGCTCACTACATCGAACGGTTCCACCCTGAATTCCAAAGCCCAAAGCATCGAGTCAACATTCGCAACCACATCAGCAGTTATTACACGGAAATCTTCAGTCCTCAATTTTTAGGTAAATCCACATTTGTCTGCCACTCTCTTTGGGATAAAGAAAAAGGGAGCCTCAAGGTTAGTTTTTTTTCCAACAGAGACATTTACTTTCCCTTCCGTTGGGAGTATCTAAAGGCCGATGGTAGCCTTGCCTTCTTAGAGGAGGATGAAGAAAAATTAGGAAGAAAGGACAGTTTTACTCGCTTCCACTCCGACCAATGCGTAGAGTCCATCCAAAAAGATAAAAATGGAATTGGGGGCATTGACCAATGGTGGATCTATGATCAATGCCAACTCATACGAATCGAATACGATGAGAATGAAAATGGATTGAAAGAGAGAGTCTGTTTTTTTGAAAACGGTAAACAGAAAAATTGTGAAGGTATCGGAGAAAAGGAAGAAAAAGTAGCGCGGAGCTTCCTTGAAAGAGGAGAATCAGAAAAGGCATTGCAAGCTTTTTATTTTGCTTTGGGCGAATACAAAAAAGAATTCTCTTCACCTACTTCTAGAACCTGTTCCTTGTTACGTGAAATCATTTCCTTGGAATATGCCAAGGAAAACTATCCAAAGTTTGGGAAATACTTGGATGAATTCCTAGCGATTCCTATCTGCGAAAAAAATTCTTTGGAAATGTTGATTTACAAAGCTTACTACCAACTCTACATCTCGCAAAAGTACAAAGAGGCCAAAAAAACCTATAGAAAGGCCTCGGAAGAATACTTTCGAATGAACGGAGAAGAAAACCCCGAGCTGATTCTTAATCTTGCATTTTCGCAGTATAAAGATGAGGATCCCCTTTCTTGCCTCCAAAGTTTAGAACGATTGCGTGAAAAACGTATGTTAGCTGTTGCTAGGTTTTATTTTTTTTACTACAGGGCTTCCTGTTCCTTGTCCCTCAAAAAATATGAAGAATCCATACAAGATTTTCAGAAGGCACTTATAAAGTCCCAAGATCAAAATTACCACGCACTCATCTATTTAAAAATAGCCAAGTCGCTTTATGCCTTGTCTCGGTTTGCAGAGGGAGAGGATTTCCTCATCAAATCACTTTCAGCAGACATTCAGTTGTTTGCACAAGTTAAGGAAGATCCAATTTTCCAAAGTTTTCTCCTAAGCCCTGCGGGACAAAAGTTCCAATCAAAATATTCCTTGCCGAAGAAGTAGAAGTCAGAAAGCATCGAGAGAAATTTAGGGAGCAAACTCGCGGATGAAAAATTTTTCCACTCTGAACGACGTATTTTATTATACAAAAAATCGTTATGGTTCTAAAGAACTTTTCTTTTCCAAAGACAACCAAAAACAATTCAAAGGAACCACATTTGCAGATGCATTTCGCAAGGCCGAAAATGTTGGACTCGCCTTACTACAATTTGGCTTAAAACCAGGAGATAAAGTCGGACTTATGGCGGACAACCGCTTAGAGTGGGCCATTGCCGATATGGCAGTGCTACTCAATGGTGCCGTTGATGTGCCGAGAGGCTCTGACTCCACACCACAGGAGATTCAGTACATATTGGAACATTCCGAAAGCAAATACTGTTTTGTGGAACACCAAAAACTCTATGAATCCCTTAAGCCAATCCTTGGCTCGACAAAAGTAGAAAAAGTAATCGTTTTGGATCCGCAATTTTCCTCCAAAGATCCAAATGTACATTCCTTAGCAGAACTCGTCCAGATGGGCGAAGAATACCGTAAAAATTTACCGTCCTTAGAACTGCGGGCAAAACAAACAAAACCAGACGATCTATTTACCATCATTTACACCTCCGGCACAACGGGAATGCCGAAAGGGGTAATGCTTACCCACCAAAATATGGTATACAATGTTTTGAAAGTTCCACCCAGGGTGGGCCTCGTTAGCGGTGACCGTGCTCTTTCGATCTTGCCTGTTTGGCATATTTTTGAAAGAGCCATTGACTATGCCTTGTACGCTGAGGGCGCAAGTATAGCTTACACCAATGTTAGAGACCTAAGAGATGATTTTACCAAAATCCAACCTACGTTTATGGCCTCAGCTCCAAGGCTTTGGGAAAACCTATATCTTGGCATCAAACAAAAGTTAGAAAAGGCACCCGAAACCAGACGTAAACTTTTTGAATTTGCTTATGATGTTTGCAAAAAATGGAAGGATGCTACCGATTACCTGGCAGGAAATAAATTGCTCACAACGGAAGAAAACCCATTTGAACGTGCCAAAAATACAGCCCTTGCTCTCGCAAATTCCATCAACCTCTTCTTTTTAGCAAAGTTGTTAGATGGAATCGTATTCTCAAAGATACGAGATGTTTTGGGTGGCAAACTCCACGGCACCATTTCTGGCGGTGGAGCCCTACCCGCTCATGTCGATGAATTTTTCAATGTCATCGGAATCCCCGTTTATGAAGGCTACGGAATGACCGAATGTGCACCTATCATTTCTGTGCGCTCCGTTGGAAAAGTAGTCCAAGGCTCTGTGGGAAGTTGGCCGGAGGGAACTGCAGTTAAGATCCTAAATGATGCAGGCGAAATCGTTCCCAAAGGGAAGATGGGAATCATTCATGTGAAAGGACCCCAAGTGATGAAAGGCTATTACAAGAATGAAGAAGCTACCAACAAAACCTTAAAAGATGGCTGGCTGAATACAGGTGATTTAGGTTTTATTTCGTTTAATGACACACTTTCTGTCCGAGGGAGAGTGAAGGATACAATCGTACTATTAGGTGGTGAAAACGTCGAGCCAGTGCCAATTGAAAACCTTCTCTTAGAAAATGCTCTCATCAACCAAGTTATTGTTGTAGGGCAAGACCAAAAATCCCTTACCGCTTTGGTATGGCCGGACAAAGAAAGAATGAAGGAAGCTGGATTGTCTTTTTCAGAAGGAGAAGATTTCAATCAAAACAAAGAGGTGCGTGCATTCTACCAAAACATCATCAAAAAACAAATCTCTTCCGAGAATGGGTTTAAATCTTTTGAAAAACTTACGGACTTTCGTTTTCTTCCGAAGGCAATGGAAGTGGGCGATGAACTCACCAATCTTTTCAAAATGAAGCGAAACGTGATCCATGATAAATACAAAAATTTGATCCAGAGTATGTACAACTAAGATTGGTTATTTTCTAGATCTTTACAAATCTTTCCTGCGATTTCTGCTAAATCGCGGGAAAGATGAGGAAAATCTAAAACGGTTTGCAGTGCCATCAAGGCTAGTCCTTTCCTTTTAGCATCCTGCCATCTCACAGATTGAAAGGTTTTAGCAATCTGAGCCGCTATCTGCGGATTGATTTCATTCAAAAGCAATAGACATTCACACAACCAACGATAAGTAGCCCCATCCTTTCTATGAAAGGAAAGATGATTTCTTGCTAAGCTAGAAAGAACAGAGCGCACGCGATTCGGATTTTTCCAATTGAAATCTGAAGAGCTCACCAATGATTGTGCTCTTTCTAAAGCATCAGGTCCATAACTTACTTGAGCAGAGAACCATAGGTCTAGTGAGAGAACATCAGCTTTCCATTTATTATAGAATAACTGTATGCTAGTTTCTTTTTCTCGGTAAGAGCTCTCACAAAAGGCCCTAAGTACTGCAATTTCATCCGACATATGGTTTGCTTGTTTTTGTTGTTCCAAGGCAATTGAGATCACTTCATCTTTAGCTTGCGGCAGGTAAAATAAAAAGGAGAGAGCCATATTCTTGAGCCGACGTTTCCCAATATTCTCTCTATCTTGCGATGACATACTTCCTAAGTTTTCTTTGTAAACGGAAAATAAATCTGGCCGGAGTGTTGAGCTGATCTCTTGGAGCATCTTATGGCGTATCTCGTGGATTTCTTCAAATGCATAAACTTTTAATTCATCTGCTAAAATAGTGAGACCAGGAAATGCAAGTAAATAGCTTAAGTAGTCTTTGGGTAAAGTCTCTCTTGTCTCAATGAAATGTTTGTATAAGGCAATTGTATCAGAGGTAGAATTCTTTTGATTTTGTTCCCAACGGTTTCGGAACTCGCGAAAAATGATCTTTTGGAATGCAAAAAATTTGGAAAACCCGTCGGTTTCTTGTTTCGCCAAAAAAATCAATTCTCTCTCATCACGTTCAAAGGCTAGATGTACGGGTGCTGAATAGGATCGTAACAAGGAGAAAATAGGTTTGTTTACTAGGCCAGTCCAAACTTTCTCTTCCTGAACTGCTTTCATTTCCCATAACCCAGAGTCTAGGGATTTTGAATCTTGGTCGAACAAGGCATATTGGATGGGAAAAACAAGAGGAAGTTCTCCAGTCTCACTATCCTGTATTTTGATTTGGTAGGTACCTTCCGAGGGATTCCATTTTTCTTCGACTCGAAGTGTAGGAGTACCCTTTCTATGGTACCAATTGCGAAATTGCAGTAAAGAGTGATGGGAGACTTGTTCCATCGATGAAAGGAATTCTTCAAACGTAACCGCTTGTCCATCATAAGTATGCAAATAGAGCTGTAATCCTTTTCGGAAAGTATCTCGACCGATCAGATGCGATAACATTCGGATTACCTCAGCACCCTTCTCGTATACAGTGACTGTGTAAAAATTATTCATCTCTATATAGGATTTGGGAAGGATGGGATGTGCCATGGGACCTGCATCCTCTGGAAATTGGTGTTCCCATAAAATAAGAACATCTTTGATCCTCTTCACAGAAGGATCCGTTTTATCTTCTGTGAACCACTGGTCACGGAATACGGTAAGCCCTTCCTTAAGAGTTAAGTTGAACCAATTTCTAAGTGTGACTCTATTTCCTGTCCAATTGTGAAAGTATTCATGTGCGACAACAGCTAATATGGATTCAAAAGTATCATCGGTGGCAGAACTTTTATCAGCTAACACTAGTTTTGAGTTAAACAGATTCAGGCCTTTATTTTCCATCGCACCCATATTAAAGTCGTCAACTGCTACAATCATATACAAGTCGAGATCATACTCAAGGCCAAAGGTCTCTTCGTCCCAGCGCATTGCTTCTTTTAAGGCGAACATGGCAAAATC is a window of Leptospira ryugenii DNA encoding:
- a CDS encoding AMP-dependent synthetase/ligase — protein: MKNFSTLNDVFYYTKNRYGSKELFFSKDNQKQFKGTTFADAFRKAENVGLALLQFGLKPGDKVGLMADNRLEWAIADMAVLLNGAVDVPRGSDSTPQEIQYILEHSESKYCFVEHQKLYESLKPILGSTKVEKVIVLDPQFSSKDPNVHSLAELVQMGEEYRKNLPSLELRAKQTKPDDLFTIIYTSGTTGMPKGVMLTHQNMVYNVLKVPPRVGLVSGDRALSILPVWHIFERAIDYALYAEGASIAYTNVRDLRDDFTKIQPTFMASAPRLWENLYLGIKQKLEKAPETRRKLFEFAYDVCKKWKDATDYLAGNKLLTTEENPFERAKNTALALANSINLFFLAKLLDGIVFSKIRDVLGGKLHGTISGGGALPAHVDEFFNVIGIPVYEGYGMTECAPIISVRSVGKVVQGSVGSWPEGTAVKILNDAGEIVPKGKMGIIHVKGPQVMKGYYKNEEATNKTLKDGWLNTGDLGFISFNDTLSVRGRVKDTIVLLGGENVEPVPIENLLLENALINQVIVVGQDQKSLTALVWPDKERMKEAGLSFSEGEDFNQNKEVRAFYQNIIKKQISSENGFKSFEKLTDFRFLPKAMEVGDELTNLFKMKRNVIHDKYKNLIQSMYN
- a CDS encoding cyclic nucleotide-binding domain-containing protein, translating into MVHPDRPWKRIWDLLIFLCTTYFAVEVPLRIVFHYKVDQEIVFYERIFQILFSIDILLNFRTGFFEERTLVMNHHQVARKYFKSWFFVDFLSAFPFDVFGGFFYEYFGVTDTLRILRILRAVKVFELFKSLRLLAMGGNEEFQYRVLEVINPVTFRLVFFIYWTSLFAHWVACGWIKLTPEFLKDSDIITRYIRSLYWSVTTLTTIGYGDITPRTNTQTIYTMFVMIIGVGIYGYVVGNIASLLSNVDISRIKFQEKLDTINSFLRYKKIPADLSNRIRSYYINLWENRHGIDERDIWEELPSAMKIEVSLFLHAKLISVVPFFRDATEELKREIVQQLKPIAFMRGDLIFREGDVPHNMYFIAKGSVDIIKESSGTVLDSLHEGNFFGEMALIDDRLRSASVRARTFCETYVLSRESFREILSHHPQFAKKIRQIAMSRKKQSKQTGIETPAR
- a CDS encoding tetratricopeptide repeat protein → MKSFPRQWIFILAFSGLPLSIRSESLDQTWDTLQRSKELYSLQDKAPQRLRFGFGYEGPQQLTKEAISHEVFRFCAHYIERFHPEFQSPKHRVNIRNHISSYYTEIFSPQFLGKSTFVCHSLWDKEKGSLKVSFFSNRDIYFPFRWEYLKADGSLAFLEEDEEKLGRKDSFTRFHSDQCVESIQKDKNGIGGIDQWWIYDQCQLIRIEYDENENGLKERVCFFENGKQKNCEGIGEKEEKVARSFLERGESEKALQAFYFALGEYKKEFSSPTSRTCSLLREIISLEYAKENYPKFGKYLDEFLAIPICEKNSLEMLIYKAYYQLYISQKYKEAKKTYRKASEEYFRMNGEENPELILNLAFSQYKDEDPLSCLQSLERLREKRMLAVARFYFFYYRASCSLSLKKYEESIQDFQKALIKSQDQNYHALIYLKIAKSLYALSRFAEGEDFLIKSLSADIQLFAQVKEDPIFQSFLLSPAGQKFQSKYSLPKK
- a CDS encoding YopX family protein; translation: MAYLAKFRVWDKAAKEFTIKGFSLTLDGKLLRMGQPVSNDGNFILHAFTGMKDKYDKELYEDDVIEHTIAKGGNLTQEVGVIKYNNEHGAFYLENGPPLLQLFSIRKVGNPYENPILFDLYFKNKVQS
- a CDS encoding ParA family protein, with amino-acid sequence MKVITVSNIKGGSAKSTTAIHLATALARRGKTLVIDLDMQADLTDFFLPDYPIERLENHNILSLLLGRSSIEDVIVRKTLVDVIPATLTLSKLVRVTEDPLFISQEFKKTLDKVRDQYSYVVIDTPGAAKYELTSALFVANLVVIPVTPSKWAIRAVNLLLDEISATENLFSAKKMTAFLPSLFGTSKKHREIIDRLKQIEEIPTLNEIPKSESIKTKTEKHEPLKKDSIPWFAFDRLADEVIKLIEPEFRFPFA